A section of the Sphaerobacter thermophilus DSM 20745 genome encodes:
- the map gene encoding type I methionyl aminopeptidase has protein sequence MVLKQREQIATMRAAGKIVADTLALVAEAVRPGVTTAELDEIAERYIRNAGATPAYKGYRGFPATICASVNEEVVHGIPGPRRLQEGDIISIDVGARYRGYYGDATITVPVGQIDPEAQRLLDVCRESLEIGIAQARAGQRLTDISAAIQRHVESNGFSVIRDLYGHGIGRKLHEDPLLPHYGRPGQGPVLRPGLVLTIEPMIAAGAPEWRTLDDQWTVVTLDGSLAAQFEHTVAITDNGPEILTLP, from the coding sequence ATGGTCTTGAAGCAGCGGGAGCAGATCGCGACGATGCGTGCGGCCGGGAAGATCGTTGCCGACACGCTGGCGCTCGTCGCGGAAGCGGTTCGCCCAGGGGTGACGACGGCGGAGCTCGATGAGATCGCCGAGCGGTACATTCGGAACGCGGGCGCAACCCCGGCGTACAAGGGCTACCGCGGCTTTCCGGCCACGATCTGCGCATCGGTCAACGAAGAGGTCGTGCACGGCATCCCCGGTCCGCGGCGCTTGCAGGAGGGGGATATCATCAGCATCGACGTCGGTGCCCGCTACCGCGGCTACTATGGTGACGCGACCATCACCGTGCCGGTCGGGCAGATCGACCCCGAGGCCCAGCGGCTGCTCGATGTCTGCCGCGAGTCGCTAGAGATCGGCATTGCCCAGGCCCGAGCCGGTCAGCGCCTGACCGACATCTCTGCCGCCATCCAGCGCCACGTCGAGAGCAACGGCTTCTCCGTGATTCGCGATCTGTACGGGCACGGCATCGGGCGGAAGCTCCATGAGGATCCACTGCTGCCACACTACGGCCGACCGGGGCAAGGGCCGGTCCTCCGCCCGGGTCTCGTGCTGACGATCGAGCCGATGATCGCGGCGGGCGCCCCCGAATGGCGGACGCTGGATGACCAGTGGACCGTGGTCACCCTTGACGGCAGCCTCGCCGCCCAGTTCGAGCACACCGTCGCCATCACCGACAACGGCCCGGAGATCCTCACCCTCCCCTAG
- a CDS encoding nuclear transport factor 2 family protein, protein MDERATSPVDVVRASIAALNRGDIDEALEYCADDIVVWAPGRELDGQEVRGKEQLRLVLEYSEARWPDMWTAVRSIVADGERVAVEMTTVATEQGRRITQPMAAFYRVRDGLIVEQSSYYDLGALTRALGEEG, encoded by the coding sequence ATGGACGAGCGCGCCACGTCGCCGGTCGATGTCGTGCGGGCGTCGATCGCGGCGCTGAACCGAGGTGATATCGACGAGGCACTTGAGTACTGCGCGGACGACATCGTCGTCTGGGCACCGGGGCGCGAGCTCGACGGTCAGGAGGTACGCGGGAAGGAGCAGCTCCGGCTGGTGCTCGAGTACAGCGAGGCGCGCTGGCCCGACATGTGGACCGCCGTCCGCTCAATCGTTGCGGATGGGGAGCGGGTCGCCGTGGAGATGACCACGGTCGCGACCGAGCAGGGCCGCCGCATCACCCAGCCGATGGCTGCCTTCTACCGCGTGCGCGACGGCTTGATCGTCGAGCAGTCCAGCTATTACGACCTCGGCGCCCTCACCCGCGCACTGGGCGAGGAGGGGTGA
- a CDS encoding CHRD domain-containing protein produces the protein MKRAVVALALGTLLALLAFAPVGAQEEITVTLNAQNDSGESGTATLTAMGDQTRVVLNLTGAPAGPQPAHIHEGTCVNLNPAPAYPLTNVENGQSETIVPASLASLMNGNFAINVHRSPEEVQVYVSCGDIPAAAQVAPATGNPQTGMIGSLAAGAALLGVIAIGGGVLLRRQATR, from the coding sequence ATGAAACGCGCCGTGGTAGCTCTGGCGTTGGGAACCCTCCTGGCTCTTCTGGCCTTCGCGCCAGTCGGTGCCCAGGAGGAGATCACCGTGACGTTGAACGCGCAGAACGACTCCGGCGAGTCAGGGACAGCCACCCTGACGGCCATGGGGGATCAGACGCGGGTGGTGTTGAATCTGACCGGCGCGCCGGCAGGGCCGCAGCCCGCCCACATTCACGAGGGCACCTGCGTCAATCTCAATCCGGCACCTGCCTACCCGCTGACCAACGTTGAGAACGGGCAGTCGGAGACGATCGTGCCGGCGTCCCTGGCGAGCCTGATGAACGGGAACTTCGCCATCAACGTGCACCGATCCCCGGAGGAAGTTCAGGTCTACGTCTCGTGCGGCGACATCCCGGCCGCGGCCCAGGTTGCGCCTGCGACCGGCAACCCGCAAACGGGCATGATCGGCTCACTGGCGGCTGGTGCCGCACTCCTTGGCGTAATCGCCATCGGCGGCGGGGTCCTGCTGCGCCGCCAGGCGACGCGGTAG
- a CDS encoding YbaK/EbsC family protein, protein MKQPAVERVRAALAAVGVDAEVVEFAESTRTAAQAAAAIGTTVERIVKSLVFLAGDEAILVLVSGINRVDTRKLSEATGRPVKRADADQARAATGYVIGGTPPIGHPAPLPTYIDADLLAYDVVWAAAGTPNAVFSITPDELLRITGGQVLDLRVDNAAS, encoded by the coding sequence ATGAAGCAGCCGGCAGTCGAACGGGTGCGGGCGGCGCTGGCGGCCGTCGGGGTGGACGCGGAGGTTGTGGAGTTTGCCGAGAGCACGCGCACCGCCGCGCAGGCAGCGGCCGCCATCGGCACCACCGTGGAGCGGATTGTCAAGTCGCTCGTCTTCCTGGCCGGGGATGAAGCGATCCTCGTGCTGGTTTCGGGCATCAACCGGGTAGACACCCGCAAGCTCTCGGAGGCGACCGGCCGACCCGTGAAGCGCGCCGACGCTGACCAGGCACGAGCGGCGACCGGCTACGTCATCGGCGGCACCCCGCCGATCGGGCACCCGGCGCCGTTGCCGACCTACATCGACGCCGACCTCCTTGCCTACGACGTCGTTTGGGCCGCGGCAGGCACGCCCAACGCCGTCTTCTCCATCACCCCAGACGAACTGCTGCGCATCACCGGCGGCCAGGTGCTCGACCTGCGCGTGGACAACGCGGCGAGCTAA
- a CDS encoding LmeA family phospholipid-binding protein — MRPAPAVQARTQYREWERGPGVGRRVVGCLAVMVVTVVLVLAGLATFSSVVRPYVARTITERLSPATSQSSEEPAAPAVVSVPTPSPGTRQVTVTQEDLNQRIEANRDRIRPLESAQVQITPDAFAIELRAFGLSGRYEGQVTVVDGELQLTDGRITGPLGWLIPVAPLESALNDQLRNGLNQSGVAVDSVTLQEGQMTITLAPAAG, encoded by the coding sequence ATGAGGCCCGCGCCAGCGGTGCAGGCCCGGACGCAGTACCGGGAATGGGAGCGCGGCCCGGGAGTCGGCCGCCGGGTTGTCGGTTGCCTGGCTGTGATGGTCGTGACCGTGGTCCTCGTCCTGGCCGGGTTGGCGACCTTCTCCAGTGTGGTTCGCCCCTATGTAGCGCGCACGATCACCGAACGGCTGAGCCCTGCGACCTCGCAGTCATCCGAGGAACCTGCGGCGCCCGCGGTGGTGTCTGTCCCGACCCCGTCTCCCGGAACGCGGCAGGTGACCGTCACCCAGGAGGACCTGAACCAGCGGATTGAGGCCAACCGGGACCGGATCCGGCCGCTGGAGAGCGCCCAGGTGCAGATCACGCCAGATGCGTTCGCCATTGAGCTGCGTGCCTTCGGGTTGAGCGGACGCTATGAGGGGCAGGTGACGGTGGTGGACGGTGAGCTGCAGCTCACCGACGGGCGGATCACCGGACCACTGGGTTGGCTCATCCCCGTGGCCCCGCTGGAGTCGGCGCTGAACGACCAGCTCCGCAACGGGCTGAACCAGTCAGGCGTGGCGGTCGACTCCGTGACGCTGCAAGAGGGGCAGATGACCATCACGCTGGCGCCGGCCGCGGGTTGA
- a CDS encoding DMT family transporter, which yields MRTTHLVQLLLLAAIWGSSYALIKIAVAGISPLTLVAGRLVLGAALLLVTARMMGLRLPRERTQLLHLTVMAVTGNILPFLLIAWAEERVTSSLASILNATTPFFTLLLAVSVLRTERLTLGKVVGIVVGFTGVAILTGADLTNLGSASGQGVLALLASSACYGVGFAYARRYVRGEPLAISATQISIAAILLAPVALLFGDVASTNLTPANAAAWITLGLIPTGVAYILYYRLIAGIGATRTSYTTYIIPIVGVAWGWLLLDEALGLDALLGVAVIFLGLAIASGRPQPAAESAPAARARETQG from the coding sequence GTGCGAACCACCCATCTGGTGCAACTGCTACTGCTGGCGGCGATCTGGGGGTCATCCTACGCGCTGATCAAGATCGCCGTCGCCGGGATCAGCCCGCTGACCCTGGTCGCAGGTCGTCTGGTGCTGGGCGCGGCCCTCCTCCTCGTGACCGCCCGGATGATGGGCCTCCGCTTACCCCGCGAGCGCACCCAACTACTGCACCTGACCGTGATGGCGGTGACCGGCAACATCCTGCCCTTCTTGCTCATCGCCTGGGCTGAAGAGCGGGTCACCTCCAGCCTTGCCTCGATCCTGAACGCGACGACGCCCTTCTTCACACTGCTCCTTGCGGTGTCGGTCCTGCGCACGGAGCGCCTCACGCTCGGCAAGGTGGTGGGGATCGTTGTCGGCTTCACCGGGGTGGCGATCCTGACCGGCGCGGATCTGACCAACCTCGGATCGGCCTCCGGCCAGGGGGTGCTCGCACTCCTCGCCTCGAGCGCCTGTTACGGGGTGGGATTCGCCTACGCCCGCCGCTACGTCCGGGGGGAGCCGCTCGCGATCAGCGCGACGCAGATCTCTATTGCCGCGATCCTCCTCGCACCGGTCGCCCTGCTCTTCGGCGACGTTGCATCGACGAACCTCACCCCCGCGAATGCCGCGGCATGGATCACGCTCGGCCTGATCCCGACCGGCGTCGCGTACATCCTGTACTACCGCTTGATCGCCGGGATTGGCGCGACGCGGACGTCCTACACCACCTACATCATCCCGATCGTCGGGGTGGCGTGGGGCTGGCTGCTCCTGGACGAAGCACTGGGGCTCGACGCGCTGCTCGGCGTCGCGGTGATCTTCCTCGGCCTCGCCATCGCTAGCGGTCGCCCCCAACCTGCCGCTGAGTCTGCACCGGCTGCCCGGGCACGGGAGACGCAGGGCTAA
- a CDS encoding proline dehydrogenase family protein: MPVFRSGMLALAGNERIQRVVTRNGFSKGFARRFVPGETLDEALAVTRDLNQNGLTVTLDLLGENVTSENEARAAADAYCQILDQIAETGVNSNISIKLTMLGLDISDELARSNTAKVLERAKAHNNFVRIDMEGSPYTQRTLDIAYDLHEQFPGTVGIVLQSYLYRTDRDIRDAIAAGIRVRLVKGAYAESDMVAYPSKKEVDAAYRRHMEMLLAEGNYPALATQDEAMINAAIAYAARNKISPDRFEFQMLYGIRRDLQLRLARQGYNMRVYVPYGTQWYPYYMRRLAERPANVFFVLRNLLKR, from the coding sequence ATGCCCGTATTTCGCAGCGGGATGCTCGCGCTCGCGGGGAATGAGCGAATCCAACGCGTCGTGACCCGCAACGGTTTTTCGAAGGGCTTCGCCCGGCGCTTCGTGCCTGGGGAGACGCTGGACGAGGCGCTGGCAGTCACGCGAGACCTCAATCAGAACGGGCTCACCGTGACGCTCGACCTGCTGGGCGAGAACGTCACGTCGGAGAACGAGGCCCGCGCCGCCGCCGATGCGTACTGCCAGATTCTCGACCAGATCGCCGAGACCGGCGTCAACAGCAACATCTCAATCAAGCTGACGATGCTGGGGCTCGACATCTCGGATGAGCTGGCACGCTCGAACACAGCGAAGGTGCTGGAGCGTGCCAAGGCGCACAACAACTTCGTGCGGATCGATATGGAGGGCTCCCCCTACACGCAGCGTACCCTCGACATCGCCTACGATCTGCACGAGCAGTTCCCCGGCACCGTCGGCATCGTGCTCCAGTCGTACCTCTACCGCACCGACCGCGACATCCGCGATGCGATCGCGGCCGGGATCCGCGTCCGCCTTGTCAAGGGTGCGTATGCCGAGTCGGACATGGTCGCCTACCCCTCCAAGAAGGAGGTCGATGCGGCCTATCGGCGGCACATGGAGATGCTGCTCGCAGAGGGGAACTACCCGGCCCTGGCAACCCAGGACGAGGCGATGATCAACGCCGCGATCGCCTATGCCGCGCGCAACAAGATCAGCCCCGACCGGTTCGAGTTCCAGATGCTCTACGGGATCCGGCGCGATCTGCAACTCCGCCTGGCGCGGCAGGGCTACAACATGCGTGTCTATGTGCCCTACGGCACGCAGTGGTACCCCTACTACATGCGACGGTTGGCCGAGCGGCCGGCCAACGTCTTCTTCGTCCTGCGCAATCTGCTGAAACGGTGA
- a CDS encoding cupredoxin domain-containing protein gives MSRGLENLRLTRRGVFGLLLVPISVSLAACGGGAAGDTSAAGETTTPTVPPTATSEPTATQAPTATSAPTEDTTSAATPAPEPPEAASDVVAVQIVDFAFDPPNITIPAGTTVEWTNVGPTPHNVVSQEGIWESPIMEAGATYRFTFEEPGMYSYWCTLHPTMLGSVTVQ, from the coding sequence ATGTCTAGAGGGTTGGAGAACCTGCGCCTGACGCGCCGAGGCGTGTTCGGCCTGCTGCTCGTCCCGATCAGCGTCAGTCTCGCCGCTTGCGGTGGCGGTGCGGCCGGCGACACGTCCGCGGCAGGGGAGACGACGACGCCGACGGTGCCGCCAACAGCAACGAGTGAGCCGACGGCCACGCAAGCCCCGACGGCGACCTCAGCGCCGACCGAGGACACGACGTCCGCGGCCACACCGGCGCCGGAGCCGCCTGAGGCAGCGTCGGACGTGGTCGCCGTCCAGATCGTGGACTTCGCCTTCGACCCACCGAACATCACGATCCCGGCCGGGACCACGGTCGAGTGGACGAACGTCGGGCCCACCCCGCACAACGTGGTGAGTCAGGAGGGCATCTGGGAGTCTCCAATCATGGAGGCTGGCGCGACCTACCGGTTCACGTTCGAAGAGCCGGGCATGTACTCCTACTGGTGCACGCTCCACCCAACCATGCTGGGCTCCGTCACCGTACAGTGA
- a CDS encoding HD domain-containing protein codes for MDGLGGQEWVTTIRDSLYDRIPLTAADVALIETPAFLRLDRIQQLGFVSKVWPGAKHTRFEHSLGVFHLMRQAVAAVRRVAPACVEIDDETARTAIAAALLHDIGHYPFSHAIEELGPPILSHEEVGRRVIEGSEVAAVLTEHWRVDPGRVADLIDPRGELPPGDRLLRGLLSGALDVDKLDYLPRDAKHCNVPYGGVDTPRLLDALRVVDVEGRPRIVVNEKGVSPLHSLITARQEMFDNVYWHHTNRACMVMLLRAVQDALAVGAITPEQLTLHDDASLLEVLSRSAMPATTRALVDSLRSRRLHKRAVEVSARSADLYRYLNSLYADPARRRAVEMGMAAALADALGTMVEPHEVLIDIPKPERWRTDVWVWFSRPPLGFRPLMPWSEAVGLSDDDLKRYEEHRRLVRVVTTERLRDEVAKRAEVLLLPLLGGIA; via the coding sequence ATGGACGGGCTCGGCGGCCAGGAGTGGGTGACGACGATCCGCGATAGCCTCTACGACCGCATCCCGTTGACGGCAGCGGACGTGGCGCTGATCGAGACGCCGGCCTTCCTGCGGCTCGACCGCATCCAACAGCTCGGCTTCGTGAGCAAGGTCTGGCCGGGCGCCAAGCACACCCGGTTCGAGCACTCCCTGGGCGTGTTCCACCTCATGCGGCAGGCCGTGGCCGCGGTCCGGCGCGTGGCGCCCGCGTGCGTGGAGATCGACGACGAGACGGCGCGCACGGCGATCGCGGCGGCACTGCTGCACGACATCGGCCACTATCCGTTCAGCCACGCCATCGAGGAGCTCGGGCCACCCATCCTCTCGCACGAGGAAGTCGGGCGGCGCGTGATCGAGGGCAGCGAGGTGGCTGCGGTCCTCACCGAGCACTGGCGTGTCGACCCCGGTCGCGTCGCGGACCTGATCGACCCGCGGGGCGAGTTACCGCCCGGCGACCGGCTCCTGCGCGGGCTCTTGAGCGGCGCGCTTGATGTCGACAAGCTCGACTACCTGCCGCGGGACGCAAAGCACTGCAACGTGCCCTACGGCGGGGTGGACACCCCGCGCCTGCTCGACGCGCTGCGGGTCGTCGATGTCGAGGGCCGGCCGCGGATCGTGGTCAACGAGAAGGGCGTGAGCCCGCTCCACTCGCTGATCACGGCCCGCCAGGAGATGTTCGACAATGTCTACTGGCACCATACCAACCGCGCCTGCATGGTCATGCTGCTGCGCGCGGTACAGGACGCGCTCGCGGTGGGGGCGATCACGCCGGAGCAGCTAACGCTCCACGACGATGCCTCCCTGCTGGAGGTGCTCTCGCGGTCCGCGATGCCCGCGACCACGCGGGCGCTGGTCGACAGCCTGCGGTCGCGTCGCCTGCACAAGCGTGCCGTGGAGGTGAGTGCGCGCTCGGCCGATCTCTACCGCTATCTAAACAGCCTGTACGCCGATCCGGCGCGGCGCCGCGCGGTCGAGATGGGCATGGCCGCGGCGCTCGCGGACGCCCTGGGCACCATGGTGGAGCCGCACGAGGTGCTGATCGACATCCCGAAGCCGGAGCGCTGGCGGACCGACGTCTGGGTGTGGTTCAGCCGCCCGCCGCTCGGATTTCGGCCGCTGATGCCGTGGTCCGAGGCGGTCGGGCTCAGCGACGATGATCTCAAGCGCTACGAGGAGCACCGACGCCTCGTGCGGGTGGTCACGACCGAGCGCCTGCGCGATGAGGTGGCCAAGCGCGCGGAAGTGCTCCTGCTCCCGCTGCTGGGTGGGATCGCGTGA
- a CDS encoding 2-hydroxyacid dehydrogenase — MLTLVTWNRPPGAALVAGDDWLPAMLSERLPGGTVVEDGSEPTGTPAIVAMRGALEAVTDEALAEARVVVLLDPDEAERLRAVRLLAGRNGTRLEVIPSLATIAAAEHTMLLILALSRRLFHAYSDLVSGERRADLQRPDSGQGAENWVGMAWPAPIAGKTLGIIGLGRVGEAVAARARAFGLRVIYHDRERKPAAEQRWGVPYRRFDQLLREADIVSLHLPLTPETRRLLDAPELALMRPDAYLINTAHGGLVDEGALIRALRQGDIAGAGLDVFAYEPIAPDSPLLALDNVVLTPHVGGASADAVRSNFAERAAEVLLSAAG; from the coding sequence ATGCTCACGCTAGTCACCTGGAACCGACCGCCCGGAGCTGCGTTGGTCGCTGGGGACGACTGGCTCCCGGCGATGCTCTCCGAACGCCTGCCAGGCGGGACGGTTGTCGAGGACGGCTCCGAGCCGACGGGGACGCCGGCGATCGTGGCCATGCGTGGAGCGTTGGAAGCGGTGACCGACGAGGCGCTGGCCGAGGCGCGCGTCGTCGTGCTCCTCGACCCGGACGAAGCAGAGCGGCTGCGTGCGGTGCGCCTGCTCGCCGGCCGGAACGGCACGCGGCTGGAGGTCATCCCCTCGCTCGCCACCATCGCCGCGGCGGAGCACACCATGCTCCTCATCCTCGCGCTCAGCCGCCGCCTCTTCCACGCCTACTCCGACCTCGTGTCGGGGGAACGACGAGCCGACCTCCAACGGCCCGATTCGGGACAGGGTGCAGAGAACTGGGTCGGCATGGCATGGCCGGCACCGATCGCTGGGAAGACGCTGGGCATCATAGGACTTGGACGAGTCGGGGAAGCGGTGGCGGCGCGAGCCCGTGCGTTCGGCCTGCGTGTGATCTACCACGACCGGGAGCGCAAGCCGGCCGCCGAGCAGCGCTGGGGCGTGCCGTACCGACGCTTCGACCAACTCCTCCGCGAGGCCGACATCGTCAGCCTGCATCTGCCGCTCACGCCCGAGACGAGGCGCCTGCTCGATGCACCCGAGCTGGCACTCATGCGGCCGGATGCCTACCTCATCAACACGGCGCACGGCGGGCTGGTCGACGAGGGCGCATTGATCCGCGCGCTGCGCCAGGGTGACATTGCCGGAGCCGGACTGGACGTCTTCGCCTACGAGCCAATCGCCCCGGACAGCCCCCTCCTCGCCCTCGACAACGTCGTGCTCACCCCACACGTCGGCGGCGCAAGCGCCGACGCCGTTCGAAGCAACTTCGCGGAGCGCGCAGCGGAAGTGCTCCTCAGCGCGGCGGGGTAG
- a CDS encoding cysteine desulfurase family protein, which translates to MGTDPRETPIYLDYNATTPVLPQVRDALLPFLDTHFGNPSSDHPYGRAAAEAVQRARQLVADLLGCAADEIVFTSGGSESDNWALVGRVWAAGSDRAHIITTVVEHPAVLNTCRFLERRGVAVTYLPVDGTGQVDPDDVRRALRPETVVVSVMHANNEVGTLQPIAEIAAICRQAGVPLHTDAAQSVGKVPTRVDDLGVDMLTIAGHKLYAPKGIGALYVRRGTALEPLIHGAGHEGGRRAGTENVPWMVALGAAAALAHPTLETEAARQQALRDRLQQLLEEKAGGVTLNGHPTDRLPNTLNVRFAGIDGNALLTAVPEVAASTGSACHAGETEPSAVLLAMGIPPAEAVGAVRLSLGRLTTEDELERAAEALAAGVARLRAR; encoded by the coding sequence ATGGGCACCGATCCCCGCGAGACGCCAATCTATCTCGACTACAACGCCACCACGCCGGTGCTGCCGCAGGTGCGCGACGCACTGCTCCCGTTCCTCGACACGCACTTCGGCAACCCGTCGAGCGATCACCCGTACGGCCGGGCCGCGGCCGAGGCCGTCCAGCGTGCCCGGCAGCTGGTGGCCGACCTCCTCGGCTGCGCCGCCGACGAGATCGTCTTCACCAGCGGTGGCAGTGAGTCCGACAACTGGGCTCTCGTCGGCCGGGTCTGGGCTGCCGGGAGCGACCGTGCGCACATCATCACCACTGTCGTCGAGCACCCGGCCGTGCTGAACACCTGCCGCTTCCTTGAGCGGCGCGGAGTGGCCGTCACCTACCTCCCGGTGGACGGGACCGGACAGGTGGACCCGGACGACGTGCGCCGCGCGCTCCGGCCGGAGACGGTCGTCGTCTCCGTGATGCACGCCAACAACGAGGTGGGTACCCTCCAGCCCATCGCCGAGATCGCGGCCATCTGCCGGCAAGCCGGAGTGCCGCTGCACACCGACGCTGCCCAGAGCGTGGGGAAGGTCCCAACCAGGGTCGATGACCTGGGTGTGGACATGCTCACGATCGCCGGGCACAAGCTGTACGCGCCCAAGGGGATTGGCGCGCTTTACGTCCGGCGCGGCACGGCACTGGAGCCCCTCATCCACGGCGCGGGCCACGAGGGGGGACGCCGGGCCGGGACCGAGAACGTGCCATGGATGGTTGCGCTGGGTGCTGCCGCGGCGCTCGCGCACCCGACGCTCGAGACCGAGGCAGCGCGTCAGCAGGCGCTGCGCGACCGGCTGCAGCAGCTTCTGGAGGAGAAGGCGGGTGGCGTGACGCTGAACGGTCACCCGACCGACCGGTTGCCGAACACGCTCAACGTCCGCTTCGCCGGTATTGACGGGAACGCGCTCCTGACCGCCGTGCCCGAGGTGGCGGCATCGACCGGTTCCGCCTGCCACGCAGGGGAGACCGAGCCGTCGGCTGTCTTGCTGGCAATGGGCATCCCTCCGGCTGAGGCCGTCGGGGCAGTGCGCCTCAGCCTCGGCCGGCTGACGACCGAGGACGAACTCGAACGCGCAGCCGAGGCGTTGGCCGCGGGCGTCGCCCGGCTCCGCGCGCGTTGA
- a CDS encoding TerC family protein: protein MSWQLLASILSIVVIDLVLSGDNALVIGMAAHRLPPRQRRWAIILGGAGAIGLRVLFTALAVFLLVVPFLQAAGGLLLTWIAYKLLRDETHAAPQIEAQETLIDSIRTIIMADAVMSLDNILAVGGAAHGSIALLLFGLALSMPILLFGSSVIARLMNRLPWLILVGVGVLTVTAARMIVDDRIVAAHVPSSLHGPLLVGLAIGLSALVLIPAAVRWRRARQTRDAAGGEEQPVGAGHGHTARPGGN from the coding sequence GGCAACTACTCGCAAGTATTCTGTCCATCGTCGTCATTGATCTCGTCCTGAGCGGCGACAATGCCCTGGTCATCGGGATGGCGGCGCACCGCTTGCCGCCGCGGCAGCGTCGCTGGGCGATCATCCTTGGTGGTGCGGGCGCCATCGGCCTCCGCGTCCTCTTCACCGCGCTGGCGGTCTTCCTGCTGGTCGTGCCGTTCCTGCAAGCGGCGGGTGGGTTGCTCCTCACCTGGATCGCGTACAAGCTGCTGCGGGACGAGACGCACGCTGCCCCGCAGATCGAGGCGCAGGAGACGCTGATCGACAGCATCCGCACGATCATCATGGCCGACGCTGTCATGAGTCTGGACAACATCCTCGCTGTCGGTGGCGCCGCCCATGGGAGCATCGCGCTGCTGCTGTTCGGCCTTGCGCTCTCGATGCCAATCCTGCTGTTCGGCAGCAGCGTCATTGCGCGGCTGATGAATCGCCTGCCGTGGCTGATCCTGGTCGGGGTCGGGGTCTTGACGGTCACGGCGGCGCGCATGATCGTCGACGACCGGATTGTCGCAGCGCATGTCCCGTCGTCGCTCCACGGGCCGCTGCTGGTCGGCCTGGCGATCGGGCTGAGTGCCCTGGTATTGATCCCGGCGGCGGTGCGCTGGCGCCGCGCGCGGCAGACGCGCGACGCGGCGGGTGGGGAGGAACAGCCGGTCGGGGCCGGCCACGGCCACACCGCGCGCCCGGGCGGGAATTGA